GAGCGATGAGGCAAGAAGTTAGGGACAGAGTCACCGTATTACTAGGTAGCACGATGCTTCTGTCAGTGGTGTTAATGTTTACATTACTCGCCGATTGTCGTCCAAACTGCAAGACGCATGCGCGTGTTTTGTCACCGCTTGTGGAACTCTGCAGGGAGGAAACTGGAAAAGGAACTTGAACCAGGTTTCAGATTGTTTTGTCTCAACTATCCATACActatagtctggtcaaaacgacatgaatcacgagtttagttgcggtgcatttgtgtacgcgctcgaaacggcgcgatgAAGACAGCAGTTGGAGCCGAGGttggaccgtcgcaaactgcaacgtaggtggtgccagcaagggtttcaacACGCtcgtaaccgctacgctccaccggagcgcctcgagagaagccgcgtacgcaattgtgtacgtgtttcatgtcgctttgaccctactatatccTCGGTGATCGCGACGCTCTTACGCGCGACGCCGTCCCCTGATCGAACGTGCGTCTCAGTCGTTCAGGTAATGCCGCCGCATACCAGTCCACTGTTGGCCAATAGTCCATGACGGTaagcttttgaagaaaacgaagcaATGAAGATAGGGATCATTTCAGTTTTACTGACAGTGACAATTTTGCATAAGCAATAACTAAACATAAGCAATAAATAGATTGTCCCGCTCAGAACCTGTgttatggtcgggtcaaaacgacatgaagcttggtgcaggcACCTAAGCAGATGCACTCGAAGCGCAGTCTCACATctattccaaccgctacgcgtcaccgcgctgcttcgaccGCAggcgtttacgcaactgcatggAGCTGCAGGTCGTTTTAACCGGAATACATTAGATTTGGTTTCGTTTATGGTTGAATTGCATAATCAATATGATCCAGTGGAATTTACACGACTTTGCGATGGTTCCCTGAGTGTGAACAATTCCATCATGAGCGAGAATATCATTGCCATCACAGAGAAGGTCTGAAATCCATAGGAGATACagagatatttttgtttttggattgAATTCTAATGATTTCCGCTGATATTAGCGGCTGAGGGCATTTTAGCCGGGAGGTAGGAACGCTCCACCTAGAGCCATGAGCTAtgtaaaatatagaaaataaaattaagtaGAGAAAACAATAAAGTAGAAATATTCCTCACTGCAAGTATAAGTGGTTTTGTCATTACAGCGAAACCCCATATGGTAACGCCCATATTCGGCTGCTCAAGATGATTGCAAAGTGCCAGTGCAATTTgataaatcttaaaaaaagaggattcaGAAGCATCATTCCATTGGTGTAATGTTGATTCTTCACCTCAGGCCTGTACGGATGCCAAATTGCGGAATTTAAACAGAGGCACGTTTTTGATTTGTAGgcctgaaagaagaaatttctctaaCGATTTTAGGAGTGTAGTAGTTGATATTGCGTAATGATATTATCTTATCTGTGACGATCCAGAACCTCTCATTTCactgttctttctttcattattttctccaTCCTTTACCACTTTCCCatcacccccacgaatctggagtggtatggattttcgttggagtatgcCTATATCGAGTcgcagattatgaatacagacgaggtccgctcatctctccctgcatcactgcaaacagacggcttcggaatgcggttccttacgacgacttctgttgcaacgcgccacccttgcgcgcagcccccgcctgcgacttgtcgaaaatccattcggacgccccgataggcaactcatttcattcgacgaatctcAGGAGGGGCGGGACGCAAGAGTGACGCGCTTGCGTCCCGCCCCTCCTgggattcgtcgaatgaaatgaaacgcGCTGCCATAGAGAACGTCGTAGGGAGTCGCGTTCCGAACCcctctgtttacagtgatgcgaGGAAAGGTGAGCAGAATCACCCCTGTATTTATAATCTATGACCCGATACAGGTATATTCatacgaaaatccataccacgccagattcgtgaagtgatgcctttaaattactGAGAACGGTTCCCATGTGGTACGTGCACCCATTTCTTACCTCATCATAAAGCCTGGCTGGAGATATCGTCAAACCGAGAAATCCATACGTGATAATTAGGAGGGGTGGTAAACCTTAAAATCAAGCGATTTAAAGTATTCggattgaaaataaatgatgatAATAAATGATTCAGAGACACTGGTACCCATAATGAGGACGTTTTCAGAGGATAAAATTCGATTGCTCAGCATTATAATGGTCATCAAAATAGAAGGGATCATTGTAGCGATCATCGAGAAGGCATAAATCTGCAATATTCTAGTAAGTACTCACTAATAGGCAAATTTGTTATAGCTGTTACTGTTGCaattattaggttggtgcataTGTTTCCCGCCGCATGTTTCCCCACTCGACGACTATTCCCCACCCCCGTCCTTCTGGAAAGAGAGAATCGACAAGCTGTCTAAGCGTTGGCGTCGACTGCTGGACGGGGATGGTGTAGGCGGATCGGTATATGATGGGCTTCGTTCGTCAGTAGATCACTGCAATGAGATTTCATTTCAGCAGCGGAGCTTCCTCACTGTGGAGATGGACCAACCTTACGGCTAGGCTCATATGTTGGAGCCGCCGATAAGGTCGCTGCGCTTTTGACACCACTCGCTCAAGGACAAGGAACCATTGGCACTAAACCGCTGACGTCAAAGCGATTACACAGAGCCGGAGCTTACCGTGGAGAATCTtgtcagaaaagaaatccagatCAAAAAGAATATAGTTGAACCCAGGGGTTGAGAACTGCTTCTACTGCGCGAACGCTCACTTTTCATAATGACGTGAAGTGAGATGTTGTTGCTGGTGACTGGCACtgacgtgggaccatcacaaGCTGTAGTGACaggtggagctagcgagggtcccacttcgatcctAACTACATCGCtcccgcttcgaacgcagccatTTACGCAAATTCACCGAGTTTCAGGTCATTTTAGCTCGGCTACGTATAAATGCAATCTTCGGACCGgttcattcttcatttcttaaaTATTTCGCAAAGAGTCATGATGAGAAACATGCTCAACCCAACATTTGAGAATGGGTAAACCCGTCTTCTGTGAGAGGGTCCCATTTCATCACATCTTCGCAGCAGTTATTAGAGCTGTTTTGCAAGTCCTATAACAGATGATACTACTTCTTTAACCCACTGACGACTGCGTGCTCTTTGCGTGTCTGGCATATGGGACCGCGTGCTTTTCCAATATGCCCCGGGTGTGGCTCACCGCCGGGCCACACGGTCGTCAataggttaaaggcatcaccccacgaatctgaggtggtacagatttcaggtggagtattcgtatacatgatcgtagattatggagaggggtggttctgtccatttcttcctaattgccgttaaaaaggcgcggacgatacggcttcgagctcCGTcgagctattttctacagcgtgttcgattggagcgcgccaaccttgtgcacgcgccgcatcttccgggccgtttttacgacaattaggaagaaacggacggaatcacccccctctccataatctactatgccatgtacgaatactccacctgaaatacgcactacatcagattcatggggtgatgcctttaacgaactGCTCCACAGTAATCTATTTTGATagatttctacattttatgtGATGTAATATGTTATTAGGGGAAGGGGGAGGAGGCGGGGGGTGTAGTGTGCAGCgcttagaggttccgcttcctgcacgatcgatcggagtattcgaatcggaggttcgaccccgcgctagtgctcaccaagcctttcatacttccggagtcgataaattggtaccagacttgtctgggaggataaaaacacttacttcacacatcggctatcccccgcaagtcattgtgtaggccagttacacgttcgtgaacttcaaacgattctgatttgaagtgaacgtgggggcgcatcccaagcggattgattaacgtcagaaaccttatcctttatccttcattaaTATGTTATTGACATGGTCATTTCCTATTTGGAGGCGAAATGAAGGAAGGTATTATGCAAAGATTTTGTGGATCAAAACATTGGGACATCAGGTGTATTCTAACTGGAAAAAATATGTCATCTTTCTGAAGAATACAACCCATCAAAAAACAAGTTTTTAACAGAAATCTTGGGAGAAATCCATACCCTGTATAATCTATCCAAACCTCGAATTGTTTTCGTGATTTTACCATGAGCAGCAATAGCTTTTAGAAGTTGTTCCTGAAGCGTCTCTCCATCTTTATCGTCGatcttaaacatattttctcaTATGGTGGTCATCATTATAACAATTATAACGATTACATATACCTTGGACAATACATAATTGAAATGACGTAGTTCGAAATAGGTCCCATTAACAAAcatgttaaaaataaaaatagcgaGATTCCAACAGAGGAACATATGCAGCACGGATGAAGAGTAGAGAACACGGATCACTCCATCATTGTATACCTGAAATGACGTACttacagtcgagtcaaaaggATATGAAACTTCGATTCATATCGTGAGCAGAAAGCGCTCGAGTTGCGGCTCTCGTTAGCTTCGCTCGAACAACGGAGATGAGTGAAGGTCCCATTGCATCAATTCGAGTGCAATCGATCACGCACTTATAAAAtacttcagatcgttttgacctgaaCCTAACCCCATGGTCGGcagtaatttttgtaataGGACgggtttatttgtttttttttctaccaaagTCTCAACAGCTTTCCTGATAACTCACATAAAATAGTCGTGGCTGCTCCTTAAAGTTTATTATCTTTCTTCCGAATGCATGCAATAGAAGTAGAACAAATACGAGAGCATTGATAAGGTGGAAACGAATAAGTATTcctgtaaaaataatattgaCAAGAACTACTGCTCTTTGTCTTTATGCGTTCGACGTTTTTGCAAATATTCTTGAACTTTGATGAAATCATCtacaaaaattgttaaattgaTTTGAAGAGTCCTTGGATTGCTAGTTGttcaaggagtttttttttctgaacaatcGCAGTATTTCTCAGGAGACCAAGTGGAATTTTACACAATCAGTTGTGTTTGTGCCGGCGATGTTCATTCGATTGGAGGATAGCAGAAAGCAGGAATCATCAGTGTGTAAAGTGAATAAGGTGACGACAAAGGTCATTGTAACCTTGCTTGATCGTATTAACGTCCTAAATCATCTGGGCTGCAAATTTGCTGCATGAATTAGAGTTCTGTAACACGAGTTCAGTGCTAATAGGGGGTCATCGCTTGGAAGGAAATAGGTGCAACGTTTTTGAAGGACACCGACCGGATGCATTTTTTCGTATATATTCGATACGAGTAGAGCAAATCGGTTAGATAGCAACTTCgatgttttccttcttctttggtGTTGTCGGCTGAAGT
This is a stretch of genomic DNA from Necator americanus strain Aroian chromosome II, whole genome shotgun sequence. It encodes these proteins:
- a CDS encoding hypothetical protein (NECATOR_CHRII.G8442.T1), whose translation is MKDKVSGILIRFHLINALVFVLLLLHAFGRKIINFKEQPRLFYVYNDGVIRVLYSSSVLHMFLCWNLAIFIFNMFVNGTYFELRHFNYVLSKIDDKDGETLQEQLLKAIAAHGKITKTIRGLDRLYRIYAFSMIATMIPSILMTIIMLSNRILSSENVLIMGLPPLLIITYGFLGLTISPARLYDEAYKSKTCLCLNSAIWHPYRPEIYQIALALCNHLEQPNMGVTIWGFAVMTKPLILATFSVMAMIFSLMMELFTLREPSQSRVNSTGSY
- a CDS encoding hypothetical protein (NECATOR_CHRII.G8442.T2) — translated: MKNVCTSADNTKEEGKHRRILIRFHLINALVFVLLLLHAFGRKIINFKEQPRLFYVYNDGVIRVLYSSSVLHMFLCWNLAIFIFNMFVNGTYFELRHFNYVLSKIDDKDGETLQEQLLKAIAAHGKITKTIRGLDRLYRIYAFSMIATMIPSILMTIIMLSNRILSSENVLIMGLPPLLIITYGFLGLTISPARLYDEAYKSKTCLCLNSAIWHPYRPEIYQIALALCNHLEQPNMGVTIWGFAVMTKPLILATFSVMAMIFSLMMELFTLREPSQSRVNSTGSY